CCCCGCTCCGGGAGACGCATGGACCCCGTGAATGGCCGTGCATTCGATCTATTTATTCGCGTCCTGCAAATCGAGGAAACGCAACGGTACTCCTTCGGGTTCCTCACGAATTCCTTTGGCTTAGCTGAGGCCCCGGATTTTTGTCGAACAATGCTGCAGGACTCCCTGTGACGTTTATGGGACCTCATAACTTCAGACGTTAAAAGGACGTCCAATTTGGGTCTATAAGTCCTCCATAAGACGTCTTTAGATAACTAAGGAATGTTTTAATAACGTCTAAATATGTCTTGCAGTATGTCCTGTATCCCAAGCCGTTTCTAGGCCGTTCGTAGgacattcataaaatattcggGATGTCTGTAAGATAGACGTCTTTCAGACGGCTTAAAGACCTCTTCGCGCTACTTGAGATCATCTTgctaaattaaaagtaatactcacattaatattctaaatagaaTCTTCacatactgttttaaattctaactacttaattttactataaatgtaTAGAATCCGGAATCTAGATATAacgattgtttaatataataataatggattaatgtaataatggaTATAGGTTAACGAATGATGATCTGATTGCAGGTGTCCACGGTGCGACTGTCGGAGGATCGAGGCGCGCCATAATGGCGGAGGTGGCGACGAAGAAGTCGATCAGCGTCGTAAGTAACAAGAAGAACGAGGTGTGCGGTGTTCAGTCTAACAACGGTTTGCTCGATTTGGATAACCTAACCGCCAGTAACAATCAATTAATATCGTTGTGCGAGAccaacgacgacgaggacgacctAATCCTGACTAACAACACGCGTAACGAGCTAGACACGGACGACAAGAGCCTGCAGGAGCTGATCGAGAGCGAGCTGGCGTTGAGGATCAGCTCGAACGCGGAGCAGGACACCGTGGTCGAGACCGATCATGAAGAGGATGAGCCGTCGACGAACCAGCCGGAAACGGTGATGAGGATCGTGCTGGACAGGCGGCAGGACACCTTCGACATGAACACGGAGTTCATCGTGATGGAGACCGAGCACTGTTCGCTGATCGAGGAGCCGTACAGCTATCAGAACGGTCACGTGTCCCCGGACACAAAGATCACCGGGTCCTCGTACGGGGAGAACGCGCAGCCGGAGCCGATCCTGGCCGACTTccgcgaggaggaggaggaggagcaggTGTTCGCCGAGGAGCCGGAAGTTGGCGGCGCGATCGTCATTCAGAAAACAGACGCCGACGAGGTCGATCAGCCGGCGCGCGACGATGGCAGGCTATTCCAGCGGAGCCAGGACGAGGAAACCTCGTCGTGTCCCGTCGACGATCCAGCCAGCCGAGCTCCGGATGCCGAAGACAGGCCCTCGGAGATGCCCCATCTAGTTGAGGAATCGGTGCAGGACGTTCTCTCGGACCAGGTAACCTCTGCGACACCTGTCACGTGCGTGGACAAGtacgaggaagaggaggaggaggtgtcGGCGAAGGTTGTCGAGGGTGCGGATCTCCTGCAAACAGAGACCGCTTTCGGCGGGGATCTCAGCAGGGACACGTCGGATACCTGGTCGGAGCAGGTAACGTTTCAGGAAGGTCAGCAGGCTGGCCAGTTCTCGGACAACTTTGACCAGACCCTGTGCCAGCAGAGCCCCGAGTCCTGCACCGCTAGAGAACTGGAGGACTCCTCGTCTTTGATTCAGAGCGACAAGCCCGACGATCCGTTCGAGCCTGTCATGCCGGAGACCGGGAAAGAGGAGGACGTCGCAGACATGAACGAGCTCCCGGTCGAAGAGGAGTCGAAGGTGTCACTGGACGACAAGTCTTCTAGCTCGGTGGACGAGAAGATTCCCGAGGACCCGGAGGACTGCTCGATCCCTGAGAGGCCG
Above is a window of Augochlora pura isolate Apur16 unplaced genomic scaffold, APUR_v2.2.1 APUR_unplaced_1016, whole genome shotgun sequence DNA encoding:
- the LOC144477432 gene encoding uncharacterized protein LOC144477432, producing the protein MAEVATKKSISVVSNKKNEVCGVQSNNGLLDLDNLTASNNQLISLCETNDDEDDLILTNNTRNELDTDDKSLQELIESELALRISSNAEQDTVVETDHEEDEPSTNQPETVMRIVLDRRQDTFDMNTEFIVMETEHCSLIEEPYSYQNGHVSPDTKITGSSYGENAQPEPILADFREEEEEEQVFAEEPEVGGAIVIQKTDADEVDQPARDDGRLFQRSQDEETSSCPVDDPASRAPDAEDRPSEMPHLVEESVQDVLSDQVTSATPVTCVDKYEEEEEEVSAKVVEGADLLQTETAFGGDLSRDTSDTWSEQVTFQEGQQAGQFSDNFDQTLCQQSPESCTARELEDSSSLIQSDKPDDPFEPVMPETGKEEDVADMNELPVEEESKVSLDDKSSSSVDEKIPEDPEDCSIPERPIEEIEELVQAATTAESRSFDDVTLSNSDASTDAASTQEFIDTERRVLSEENDAERLQDEVQGFEGLSSEKSEPPLQSSMDEDELAREEEVKEEANDNADEQNAIAESSSELSVSEPTFIEKTEAVASDGNATIFSDTKCPETGPDSDLIEE